The Mesorhizobium koreense genome includes a window with the following:
- a CDS encoding EAL domain-containing protein, translated as MKHPRRVSDAIVADEIGIEYGRYGDFILKSAYQKIFRREDGLLRPFAVEGLVMPFQDGQPMPPEALFEAIPAEDEVFVESMCRTLHLRNYGNIGEPGLVLFFNFDPRTNSDFAVTVKELEFIAGRYGEIQLDSHLLVCEIIETEAQDIDTLVRITEEMRRHGIRLAVDDFGVGDSDLERVKLLRPDILKIDGAWFRQIAAVPAAAGLFKSFVTGLHGLGAKALIEGVETPEQLACAIDADADYLQGFLFSRPKLAGTVFDPASLRIDTLLEPHANVVQLFK; from the coding sequence ATGAAGCATCCCCGGCGTGTCAGCGACGCTATTGTCGCCGACGAGATCGGCATCGAGTACGGCCGCTACGGCGACTTCATCCTGAAGAGCGCCTACCAGAAGATATTCCGCCGCGAGGACGGGTTGTTGCGCCCCTTTGCCGTCGAGGGGCTCGTCATGCCGTTCCAAGACGGCCAGCCCATGCCGCCCGAAGCCCTTTTCGAAGCGATTCCTGCCGAGGACGAGGTCTTCGTGGAGAGCATGTGCCGCACGCTGCATTTGAGGAACTACGGCAATATCGGCGAGCCGGGGCTGGTTCTCTTCTTCAATTTCGACCCCCGCACCAACAGCGATTTCGCGGTGACGGTGAAGGAACTGGAGTTCATCGCCGGCCGCTACGGCGAAATCCAGCTCGACAGCCACCTGCTCGTCTGCGAGATCATCGAGACCGAGGCGCAGGATATCGACACGCTCGTCAGGATCACGGAGGAGATGCGCCGCCATGGCATCCGGCTCGCGGTCGATGATTTCGGTGTCGGCGATTCCGACCTGGAGCGGGTGAAATTGCTTCGACCTGATATCCTCAAGATCGATGGCGCGTGGTTCCGCCAGATCGCTGCTGTTCCGGCCGCCGCCGGCCTGTTCAAGTCTTTCGTCACCGGCCTGCACGGCCTTGGTGCGAAGGCCCTGATCGAAGGTGTTGAAACGCCGGAGCAGTTGGCGTGCGCGATCGATGCGGACGCCGACTATCTGCAGGGCTTTCTCTTTTCGCGGCCGAAACTCGCCGGCACGGTCTTCGACCCCGCATCGCTCAGGATCGATACGCTGCTCGAGCCGCATGCCAACGTGGTCCAATTGTTCAAGTAA
- a CDS encoding glutathione S-transferase family protein produces the protein MITLYGSLDSGNCYKPRLLAAKLGLPFRHVEISSRDGSTRTDAFLARNPNGKVPLLELEDGRLLWESNAILLYMAEGTRFLPSDRYGRGVVHQWLFFEQYSHEPYVAVRRALVRYPERAAMATPERLAETLAGGNRALGVMETQLAKAPFIAGRSITVADIALFAYTQDAEYAGFDLGSYPAVTAWLDRVRADPGHVQLEWTPPEL, from the coding sequence ATGATCACCCTCTACGGCTCACTCGACAGCGGCAATTGCTACAAGCCGAGGCTGCTTGCCGCCAAGCTTGGCCTGCCGTTCCGGCATGTCGAAATCAGTTCGCGTGACGGCTCGACGCGGACGGACGCGTTCCTGGCGCGGAATCCGAATGGCAAGGTGCCTCTGTTGGAACTGGAGGACGGTCGTCTCCTGTGGGAATCGAACGCAATACTTCTTTATATGGCCGAAGGGACGCGTTTCCTGCCGAGCGATCGCTACGGGCGCGGCGTGGTCCACCAATGGCTCTTCTTCGAACAGTACAGCCATGAACCATATGTCGCGGTGCGCCGGGCGCTCGTCCGCTATCCGGAACGCGCCGCGATGGCCACGCCGGAAAGGCTTGCCGAGACGCTCGCCGGTGGCAATAGGGCGCTCGGCGTGATGGAGACGCAATTGGCGAAGGCGCCTTTCATTGCCGGCCGGTCCATCACCGTCGCCGATATCGCGCTCTTCGCCTACACGCAGGACGCCGAATATGCCGGTTTTGACCTCGGCTCATACCCGGCCGTGACGGCTTGGCTCGACCGTGTCAGGGCCGATCCGGGGCACGTGCAACTCGAATGGACGCCGCCGGAACTGTGA
- the ugpB gene encoding sn-glycerol-3-phosphate ABC transporter substrate-binding protein UgpB, which yields MKFRTLLAAATALAMMSPVVAEAKTQIQWWHAMGGALGQKLEAIVAGYNKSQDNYEVVPTYKGSYPETMTAAIAAFRAHQQPDIVQVYEVGTGTMMAAKGAVYPVYQLMKDTGEAFNPKDYLAAVVGYYTDTNGNMLSLPFNSSTPILYYNKNVFKKAGLDPNTPPKTWEDVESYSKKIMDSGAAKCGFTSGWISWVQLENFSAWHNLPIGTEENGFGGLDARLSFNGPIQARHWDNLKKWQDNGIFQYGGPVGGNDAGPKFYSQECAIYMNSSASRADILANSKGFDVGIGMLPYYSDVKGAPQNSIIGGATLWVLQGKDKDHYKGVADFFHYLSSAEVQADWHQFSGYLPITKAAYELGQKQGYYEKNPGADVAIKQMTLNPPTANSKGLRFGNYVQVRQIIDEEFQSLLAGKKTGQEALDAVVKRGNELIAEFQKANE from the coding sequence ATGAAGTTCCGAACCCTTCTCGCCGCGGCAACGGCGCTTGCGATGATGTCGCCGGTCGTCGCCGAAGCGAAGACCCAGATCCAGTGGTGGCACGCAATGGGCGGCGCGCTCGGGCAGAAGCTCGAAGCCATCGTGGCCGGCTACAACAAATCGCAGGACAATTACGAGGTGGTGCCGACCTACAAGGGCAGCTATCCCGAGACCATGACGGCCGCCATCGCGGCTTTCCGTGCCCACCAGCAGCCCGACATCGTGCAGGTCTACGAGGTCGGCACCGGCACGATGATGGCCGCCAAGGGCGCCGTCTATCCGGTCTACCAGCTCATGAAGGACACTGGCGAAGCGTTCAACCCCAAGGATTACCTGGCGGCGGTTGTCGGCTACTATACCGATACGAACGGCAATATGCTGTCGCTGCCGTTCAACTCCTCCACGCCGATCCTCTATTACAACAAAAACGTCTTCAAGAAGGCCGGCCTCGACCCCAATACGCCGCCCAAGACGTGGGAAGATGTCGAAAGCTATTCCAAGAAGATCATGGATTCGGGTGCGGCCAAATGCGGCTTCACCTCGGGCTGGATCTCCTGGGTGCAGCTCGAAAACTTCTCGGCCTGGCACAATCTGCCGATCGGGACGGAAGAGAACGGTTTCGGCGGGCTTGACGCGCGCCTCAGCTTCAACGGTCCGATCCAGGCCCGGCACTGGGACAATCTGAAGAAGTGGCAAGACAACGGCATCTTCCAGTATGGCGGACCCGTGGGCGGCAATGATGCGGGACCGAAATTCTATTCGCAGGAATGCGCCATCTACATGAACTCCTCGGCTTCGCGCGCCGACATTCTTGCCAATTCCAAGGGTTTCGATGTCGGCATCGGCATGCTGCCATACTATTCCGACGTAAAGGGTGCTCCGCAGAATTCGATCATCGGCGGCGCAACGCTGTGGGTCCTGCAGGGCAAGGACAAGGATCACTACAAGGGCGTGGCGGACTTCTTCCACTACCTGTCCTCGGCCGAAGTCCAGGCCGACTGGCACCAGTTCTCCGGCTACCTGCCAATCACCAAGGCTGCCTATGAACTCGGCCAGAAGCAGGGCTATTACGAGAAGAATCCGGGTGCCGACGTCGCCATCAAGCAGATGACGCTCAATCCGCCTACGGCGAATTCGAAAGGCCTGCGCTTCGGTAACTACGTGCAGGTGCGCCAGATCATCGACGAGGAATTCCAGAGCTTGCTGGCAGGAAAGAAAACCGGCCAGGAGGCGCTCGATGCCGTCGTCAAGCGGGGCAACGAACTGATCGCCGAATTCCAGAAGGCCAACGAATAG
- a CDS encoding pyridoxal phosphate-dependent aminotransferase: MAFLADALSRVKPSATIAVSQKARDLKAKGRDVIGLGAGEPDFDTPDNIKNAAIDAIRRGETKYPPVSGIAPLREAIAAKFKRENNLDYRPEQTIVGTGGKQILFNALMATLNPGDEVVIPRPYWVSYPEMVAICNGTSVYAETSIDNGFKLTPEALEKVITPKTKWLIFNSPSNPSGAAYTEAELRAVADVLLRHPNVWVLTDDMYEHLTYGDFTFRTIAEVEPKLYERTLTMNGVSKAYAMTGWRIGYAAGPIQLIKAMDMIQGQQTSGACTIAQWASVEALNGPQDFVAKNKAIFQNRRDLVVSMLNQARGITCPVPEGAFYVYPSCAALIGKKAPSGKVIGTDEDFVTELLEAEGVAVVHGSAFGLGPNFRISYATSEELLEEACIRIQRFTTGLS; encoded by the coding sequence ATGGCCTTCCTCGCCGACGCTCTTTCACGCGTGAAGCCTTCCGCGACCATCGCGGTCAGCCAGAAGGCGCGCGACCTCAAGGCGAAAGGTCGGGATGTGATCGGTCTCGGCGCCGGCGAGCCGGATTTCGACACGCCCGACAACATCAAGAACGCCGCAATCGATGCGATCCGGCGCGGCGAAACCAAATACCCGCCGGTTTCGGGGATCGCGCCGCTGCGCGAGGCCATCGCGGCGAAGTTCAAGCGCGAGAACAATCTCGACTACAGGCCGGAGCAGACTATCGTCGGCACCGGCGGCAAGCAGATCCTGTTCAACGCGCTGATGGCGACGCTGAACCCCGGCGACGAGGTGGTGATCCCGCGCCCCTACTGGGTCAGCTACCCGGAGATGGTGGCGATCTGCAACGGCACGTCAGTCTATGCCGAGACCTCCATCGACAACGGCTTCAAGCTGACGCCGGAAGCCCTTGAAAAGGTCATCACGCCGAAGACCAAGTGGCTGATCTTCAACTCGCCGTCGAACCCCTCCGGCGCCGCCTACACCGAAGCGGAGTTGCGCGCGGTAGCCGACGTGCTCCTGAGGCATCCGAACGTCTGGGTGCTGACGGACGACATGTACGAGCACCTGACCTATGGCGATTTCACCTTCCGCACCATCGCGGAGGTAGAGCCGAAGCTCTACGAGCGCACACTGACCATGAACGGCGTGTCGAAGGCCTATGCCATGACCGGCTGGCGCATCGGCTACGCCGCCGGCCCGATCCAGCTCATCAAGGCGATGGACATGATCCAGGGCCAGCAGACCTCGGGCGCCTGCACCATCGCGCAATGGGCCTCGGTCGAGGCGCTGAACGGCCCGCAGGATTTCGTCGCGAAGAACAAGGCTATCTTCCAGAACCGCCGCGACCTCGTCGTATCGATGCTCAACCAGGCGCGCGGCATCACCTGCCCCGTGCCGGAAGGCGCCTTCTACGTTTACCCGTCTTGCGCGGCGCTGATCGGCAAGAAGGCTCCGTCCGGCAAGGTGATCGGCACCGACGAGGATTTCGTCACCGAACTTCTGGAAGCAGAAGGCGTTGCGGTCGTCCATGGCTCGGCCTTCGGTCTCGGGCCGAACTTCCGCATCTCCTACGCCACCTCGGAAGAGCTACTGGAAGAGGCCTGCATCCGCATCCAGCGCTTCACGACAGGCCTGAGTTGA
- the ugpA gene encoding sn-glycerol-3-phosphate ABC transporter permease UgpA, with amino-acid sequence MQTKRTLFRSKTLPYLLILPQMAVTVIFFLWPAAQAVRQSFMREDAFGFKTTFVWFDNYARLFSDPTYENSLRVTLVFAVGVALLSLISALVLALAVDRTIRSSQVYTTLLVWPYAVAPAVAGILWWFMFNPTIGILPYLLSFVDYHWDHSLSGFDAMILVIIASSWKQISYNFLFFVAGLQAIPKSLVEAAAIDGAGPYKRFFTIIFPLLSPTTFFLLVINTVYAMFDTFAVIHATTQGGPAQATNTLVYKVFQDGFIGLNIGSSATQSVVLMVIVIALTFIQFRWIERNVQY; translated from the coding sequence ATGCAGACGAAGCGCACCCTCTTCCGCAGCAAGACGCTGCCCTATCTGCTCATTCTGCCGCAGATGGCGGTCACGGTCATTTTCTTCCTTTGGCCCGCCGCGCAGGCGGTGCGCCAGTCGTTCATGCGCGAAGACGCCTTCGGCTTCAAAACGACCTTCGTGTGGTTCGACAATTACGCCCGCCTGTTTTCGGATCCGACATATGAGAACTCGCTTCGGGTCACGCTCGTATTCGCGGTCGGCGTTGCGCTTCTATCCCTGATCTCGGCGCTCGTCCTGGCGCTGGCGGTCGACCGCACGATCCGCTCCAGCCAGGTCTACACCACGCTGCTCGTCTGGCCTTACGCCGTGGCGCCGGCGGTGGCCGGCATCCTGTGGTGGTTCATGTTCAACCCGACGATCGGGATCCTTCCCTATCTGCTCAGCTTCGTCGATTATCACTGGGACCACTCGCTATCGGGGTTCGACGCCATGATCCTCGTCATCATCGCATCGAGCTGGAAGCAGATTTCCTATAATTTCCTGTTCTTCGTCGCAGGTTTGCAGGCCATCCCGAAATCGCTTGTCGAGGCCGCCGCGATCGACGGGGCGGGGCCCTATAAACGCTTCTTCACCATCATTTTCCCTCTCCTGTCGCCGACGACCTTCTTCCTGCTGGTAATCAACACCGTCTACGCCATGTTCGACACTTTCGCGGTTATTCACGCCACGACGCAGGGCGGCCCGGCGCAGGCCACCAACACGCTTGTCTACAAGGTTTTCCAGGACGGTTTCATCGGCCTGAACATCGGCTCCTCCGCCACGCAGTCGGTGGTGCTGATGGTCATCGTGATCGCACTTACCTTCATCCAGTTCCGCTGGATCGAGCGCAATGTTCAGTATTGA